The Alkalihalobacillus sp. LMS6 genomic interval TAACAATGTCTCGGTTTTCACTCCAATTACAGAGCGAGATGGGGACTGGTATGGTGAAATTCCTGGAGAAGACGTTTTCTTCCCACTTGAACCGTTTATGGGCATGATGGGTGTTGCAACGGATACGACGGAACGAGTCGATAGTGTTCCACCGACACATACTGGGGGGAATATTGATATCAACGATTTAGGTGAGGGCTCTGCACTTTATTTGCCGATTGAAGTGGACGGCGGAATGTTCTATACAGGTGACCCACACTTTGCTCAAGGGGATGGTGAAGTGGCGTTAAGTGCACTGGAAGGATCGTTACGCGTGACGTTTCGTTTAACGCTATTAAAGGACGGTGACCCGGCGATTCCTGGTGACGCAAATGCCTTCACACACCCTGTCGGAGAAACAGATGACTATTGGTTGCCAATCGGATTGGATGAAGATCTAAATGAAGCGATGAGAGATGCGACGCGCCAATCGATCTCCCTTCTCGAGCACCAATATGGGATGGACCGAGCAAATGCTTTGGCTTACTTAAGTGCGGCAACAGATTATGAAGTGTCACAAGTCGTCGATCGAACGAAGGGCATTAACGGAAAGATTCGGAAAGCTGATTTTGAAAGAAATAAAGAAAGTGAACCAGCTTTAGCGAAAGAAGAAGATACAGGTGGCGTGTTACCTGACACCTCTGCTAACCAAGCCACATGGATCGTAAGCGGGCTTCTGTTGAGCATCATTGGTTTGAGTGGTGTGTTGTGGAAAAGAAGAAGACAAAGCAAAGGGAAAAGCGAAGCTGGTCTATGATGAAGTGATAAAAAAGCTTGATTTAGGGGGCGGTCATGGACATTCGTCGAGACACCGATCTCTCAAGAGATACGATTTATCGCATTAAGCGAGACTGGCAGCAACAAAAGGAAAACCTGAAGGAGAAAATTGAATGAAATCATTAACATACTACAACGAGCAATACGAAACCATTCTCCATTCAAGTGATTCAAAACACTACAAAAACACTTCAAATGTCTGCCCTGGAGAAGCAATATCAAATTCCTATGCTTTGTAAAGAAGAGTGGAAAAAAGATAATCGAACCGTAATTGCGTTGTACAGAAAAATATCGATGTACAGTCAATTCGATTAGATGATAGGAGCATCAAGGCTGAGGGGATGTTTGAGTGAACTATATGTGAGGGTACTGTTTAAAAATATATATAGGAGTGGCTAAATAATGAAAATATTAATTCTAAGCAAAATGTATCTACTTTCAGGTATTATATTACTAGCAATTTCCGTGCAAACACCTCATGTTAGGACATCACAATCATTTTTTTATTACTTATCGTACATATTTATTCTTCTAGGTATAATTGGAGTTATATACTGGATGAAAAATAAGAAGAATTTAGAAAAATGAATCAAAAAAGATCCCTCTTTAACTAGTTGAGGAGTTAAAGAGGAATCTTTTTAATTTACACTTAGAGATGCATGTGTATTCGGGTGGTACTCCCAATCTGCGACTGTACTTACTGAAAAAGATGCTCCAGAAAGACTGAATGAAGGTGTTACACTAAGGCTTTCTTGTAAGTGAGCATACTGTCCATAAGCAGAGACATTCAACGCGGAGCTATTATTCAATTCTGCATCAAAGCTCAAAAAATGAACGACTTCTGTAATTCCGCGGTTACCTGTAGGTAATAAATTAAATGAATAACCGTACCCTTGTCCACTTCGGTCCCAATTAGCAGATTCTCCATATTGTTCAGAACCGGTGTTACCAAGTGCATCTATCCACTGTTGAGAACCTGATTCCGACCCTCTTGTTACTGTTAAATTATCAACCCCAACACCAATTATATCTTCATTTCGATTAGATGGTTGTGAATTCCAATTAACTTGTTGTCTTATTGAATAAGAACCATCATTGTTTTCTGAAAGGGTTGTACTCATAGCTCTTAAAGAAGTTTCTGTTCTATCATTATCGTTTTGAGTATTGATACTGTCTCTTTTTTTGTAATATTCCTCTTTTGTTAACTCATTAGTTTCAATTAAACCGTTTGTTTCATTGTATACGTTAGGAGCTATAGTACCCGGAAGAGCATATACACTTTCAATGTATATTGTTTCGGTGACGCTTTTTAAATCTTCCTTTCCTTCTGATTTACTAGGATACAAACCCAATCCTACAACAAGAGTACCAGCAAAAATAAGCTTAGTAGCATTTGACTTTTTCACATAATCGCCTCCTTAATTTTACATATACTCCAAATATTATTAATTAATCATTTAATTTGATTTTTCTTTCAATTTATCGAAAAGAAACTAAATTCTTTGTTGAGGAGGTAAAAGGAGTTTAATCGGCTCGTAATTGCGTTTTATCGAAAAAAATCGATGTTCCGTCAATTTGATTAGATGGTAGTCAGGATCAAGCACGACTAAGAAATCAAGCGCTTTAAATTGAACGCTCGGCATGCTGATGCCGGGCGTTTTTTTGATTAGGGAAATGAAACCTCTATGACGGACGTTCGTATGTAGAAATGAGATGAACAGTTTAGTGTAAAAAGGAGCCTCCCTATGTTTCGATCATATCGACGGTGGAAAAGGAATAGAAAGATAAATAAGGTAAAAGAAGGAGATGGACATCAACTCAAACCATTTCGTTTTTGGCAACCACTCACTCGATCAATTTTTTATATGAAGCTGATTGAGAAGAACGAGGAAGCACATGTTTATGCGGTGAATGTCCACTTCTTTAGTGAAGATGAAACGACAGAGTTGTACCGTGATGGAACACATATAGCCACATCTTCTCTCCCTGCCACCTTCCCTGTTCCTGGTGGCGTTATTGAAGTAGCCACGTCTGATTATGGGATAAGTCGAATGGACTATGTGACAAGGGACGGAGCAAGGCAACTTCAGCCAGATAAGCGGTCAGCAGAAGGGTTGCGATTACGTTTTGATCAGCGGTTCCCTAAAATAAGCGCATCGATTGGCGCATGTGCCATTGCGATCTTACTCCTTTCTATTTTTTTAGGATTGCCACAATTACTTGAAGGATTGACACAAATTCCATGGGTAGCGGAGCATATAGGCACATTCCAATCCCCAGTTACGCTTCCTAATTGGCTAAACACTACTCTTATAATATTAAGTGTTTTCGCGGCCATGGAACGGGCACTGACGTTAAAAAATCATTGGCTCATTGACATGGAAACGAGTTATTGGGATGAGTGAAGAAGGGGGAGGCAAATGTGCAAAAGAAGAATAGGAAAACATCTAGTTTTATGCTTGTGCTGTTAACGTTTATCGGGGTGACAATTTTGTTATACGGAATGGGAGCGTTGTTCTCGATTGAATGGTTGATGCTAGAGTCCTCTTTCCATGCTGGAAATGAAGGCTTCTCTTTTCATCGGTTCACTTATACCAATTGTTATGGGTCTAGTTGGGGCTGGACTTGTTGAATGGCGCAGAAAAAAAGGAGCGACGACCGAAGCTTCGTAATAACCGAGAATCGGAGTGATTAACTATGACGATGTTGTTTCCTTTATATGTTGTAATGATTAGTGTATTAAATCTTTTTCTACATGAGTTTCTAAAGGGTAAAGTGGAGCCGTATGCGATTAAGTTTATTGGATCGTGCGTCTCAATCACAGCCATTCCGGTTATTTGGACTGTGGTTCTGAATAGAGAAGAACCTATCGAGATTGCTTTCTTCTATTATTTGGCGATCGTAGTCACGATCTTCATTATTGTGCTGTGGGTAGTATTTTTTACCCTTATGATGAGAGAACGAACGCCTTCAGATGAGTAAAACACACCCTATGAAGTTGAGGGTGTGTCTTTTTTTTGTGCAGGTAGCGTCCAGCCGCTCGGTAATGAATAGTGAATTAGGATCTCGGTTTCTTTGACACGATCTTCTACATAAGAAGAAGTCTGTTGTAGCGGTTCATCACCATAAGCTGGATGACACATAATCTCGAGTGAATGTACGTCAGTATGGTCAGCTAGAATCTGATCAATGCCTTGATTGCTCACGCCATTTTTGTAAAAGCGATCATCAAAAGACTCGGTATAAAAGGCTGCTCCTTCAGGCATTTGTTCAAAAGAATGACGCCATGGAAGTTGGTAGGTTTTACTTAATTCTTCAATGACGGTTCGGAGGTGAGCCCAACGATGAATATGGTGATGACTATCTAAATGACTCGGCTTTAACCCGTAACGTAAGAAGGTCTCAATTTGCAGGGACCATTCGCGCAATACATCGTCTGGATTAATAATTGCTTCATTTCTCTGTGCTTGAAGCTTACGGAATTGCCCTGAATGATCGACAAGAGAAGGAACCTCACTTGAAACAGGTGCGCCAATCGTTAAAGCAAGGTGGATGCCAACTTGTAAAGAAGGATGCTGTTTCGCTAACGCAACAGCATGTTCTGTTGCGGGCATATTCACAAGCATCGTTGTAGAAGCAACAACACCGTATAAATGACTATCCAAAATCCCGTAATTAACGCCTTTTGATAAACCGAAATCATCTGCATTAAACACCACAATCGGCATGATTTTCTCCCCCTTAATGATAATGTCGCTCAATTTGAAAGCTTGCTCGTTCCCCGTGAAAGTACGTTTGTGAGTGCTCAGCAACAGTCCCATCTTCCAAATAAGCGAGGGTTTCTAGATAAAAGCAAGGCGTCTGCTCTTCCGATTCAAGATAAGTGGCAACGGTTGCATCCATGGCATGAAGTTGAATGTGTTCTTCTGTTCGAGCGATGCGTATGTCAAAATGCGCCCGCAAAGATGAATAAAGAGAAGAAGAACACTGATCTGCTGTTAATCCAGGGGCAATTGACCAAGGAACATAAGCAATCTCATATTGAAGTGGTTTTTCGTCGACATAGCGCAACCGTGTAATTTTTTGAATGGGGGCATTGGCGTCTGTTTTTAAAAGGTGAGACAATGCCTCGTCAGCAGGTACAACTTGTAATGACAACACTTTAATAAACGGTTTTTTTCCTTGAGATGTTACTTGTTCAGAGAATGAAGTAATCGTTTGCGACAAATTAGTCCGAATCTTAGGTTCAGCAACAAATGTACCTTGGCCTTGACGCCGTACGACATAGCCTTCTTGGGTTAGTTGTTGAAGAGCTGTTCGTACCGTTGTACGACTAACGCCATACGTTTCACAAAATTCCGCCTCAGTCGGCAATTGTGATTGTGGGGCATATTCATTCGCTTCAATTTTAGTAATAATACTTTCTTTTATTTGCTGGTGCATAGAAGACATAGGCATAACCCCTTCATGTTCAGTGTCTATATTGTAGCATAAACGATGTGAAGATATCATACAAAGGTAATGACGAAAATGAAAGAATAAATTAAAATTGTTATTACAAATAAAGCTGTACTTTCTAAATTTGTTATGATAAATTAAATTTGTAACAAGAAAGCGATTTCATTTATATGGTTATTCCTACAAATAGAATGGAAGTGGAGGAGGATCTCGATGACGTTAAAACTAGTCATTATTGGTGGGGGATCAAGCTATACGCCAGAGATCATTGAAGGCATTATTGATCGTTATGATCAGTTCCCGGTCACGGAGATTGCTTTAGTCGATATTGAGAAAGGGAAAGAAAAGCTACAAATTATTGCGGGGCTTGCTACACGAATGGTTCAAAAGGCGAATAAGCCAATCGTCATTACATCCACTCTTGAGCGCCGACGAGCGTTAAGAGGAGCTAACTTTGTCACAAGTCAAATACGAGTAGGGGGATTAAAAGCACGAGAAAAAGATGAACGCATTCCGCTGTCTTATGGAGCGCTTGGTCAAGAAACAAATGGAGCGGGAGGAATCTTCAAAGCATTACGTACGATACCTGTTTTATTAGAGATTTCTAAAGATATGCAAGAGTTATGCCCGGACGCATGGTTAATCAATTTCACTAACCCTGCTGGAATGGTAACAGAGGCGCTATTGAAATATGGCAAACATAAGCGGGTCATTGGTGTCTGTAACATTCCATTTAATATGCGCACAGGTGTAGCGGAAATTCTTCAATGTAATATAGAAGACATTGAAATTGAATTTGTTGGCTTGAATCACTTTGTATTTGGACGTCGTGTGCTTGTAAAAGGTGTCGATCGTACGGCAACTGTGGTAGAACGGTTGAAAGACCCAACCAATCAATACGCGCCAGCAAATATTGTATCGGAAGGCTGGTCATCTACTTTCTTATCAGCTTTTATGATGTTACCAAATCCATATCATAGCTATTACTTTAAAGGCGCAGACATGCTCGAAAAGAATTTGAAAGCGTACTGGGAAAATGGGACGCGAGCAGAAGTCGTGCAACAAGTAGAAGCAGAGTTATTTAAAAAGTATGAGAATAAGGATTTAGAAGAAAAGCCAACCGAGCTTGAACAGCGAGGAGGTGCATTTTATAGCGATGCCGCTTGTAATGTCATGACAAGTATTTATAACAATACAGGCGATGTACAGACGGTCAATGTACAAAATAATGGCACGATATCCGATCTACCTGATGAAGTGGTCATTGAAACAAATGCGCTCATAGGTGCCAGCGGACCAAGGCCGATTTCAATTGGGGCACTACCGCTCTCCATCCGAGGCATCATTCAATTAATGAAAAATGTAGAAGAGCTCGTTATTGAAGCCGCTATAAAAGGGGACCGTGAACGTTTGTATCAAGCCTTACTTATTAATCCGCTCGTCCGAGAAGAAGCGCTTGCGCACGATTTAATGGAGGATTTACTCGAAGCACATAAAGAAGATTTGCCACAATTTTATCAACAAGCATAAAAAGGGGGAATTTTTATGATGCATTGGTTAGAAAAGCACGTCATTCCAGTTGCAGGCAGAATTGGTGCACAGCGCCACCTTGTTGCCATTCGTGATGGGTTTGTTAGTGTCATTCCGTTAATTATTATTGGTTCGTTTGCTATTTTACTTAACAATTTTCCACTGCCTTCGATTGAAGGCTATCAAGGGTTTATGATGGGTATTTTTGGTGAAAACTTCACCATGTTTGGCGGAAATATTTGGGACGCCTCGTACGCGATACTGGCTCTCTTAGTCACCATGTCGATTTCCTATCATCTTGCTCGATCGTATGGGGTCGATGGATTAGCAACTGCTATTTTATCTGTTTCAACCTTTGTGATGTTGTCCCCTTTTACAGAAGATTGGGGCTTATCTCTCGCATGGACGGGTTCGCAAGGTTTATTCGTTGCACTATTTAATGCGATCATTATTACGGAATTATTCCGTGTCTTAGTGAACTCTCGCTTCACAATTAAAATGCCTCAAGGTGTTCCTGAAGGGGTAACAAAATCATTTCGGTCTTTAATTCCGTTTTTACTCATATTAATCGGACTAAGTTTGTTCCAAATGTTTATGGCGCTCGTCATGAATACGAGTGTGCATGAACTGGTATTCCAGTGGATTCAAACACCATTACTAAGCTTATCGAATTCGTTACCTGCGGCTTTAATCGTTGTGTTTCTTAATCATTTTCTCTGGTTCTTTGGTCTTCATGGAACGAATATCATGTCGCCGATTATGGAAGGTGTATACTTAACAGCAAGTGTAACAAATACGGAGCTTGTTCAAGCTGGAGCGAGTATTTTTGGAGATGAATTAGCAATTGTTACAAAAGCATTCTTTGATGCGTACGTCTTTATGGGCGGTTCAGGAACAACTCTTGCGTTAATTGCCGCCATTTTTATCGTTGCCAAAACGTCTCATTATCGCACAGTCGGAAAATTAGGAGCGCCGGGTGCGGCGTTTAACATTAATGAGCCGATCATGTTCGGGGTGCCAATCGTGTTAAACGCATCGTTGTTCATTCCGTTTCTTTTATCACCAATTCTCTTAACGATTATTTCGTACTTTGCAATTTCGTTAGGGTTTGTGGCAAAGACAGCAGTCGCAATTCCGTGGACGACACCACCAATTATTAGTGGCTTTCTTGTATCAGGTCACTGGTCAGGCGTCATTTTGCAGCTCTTTAACTTAGCGCTGGCCACGCTCATTTATATTCCATTTATAAAAATATCGGAGCGTGCACAAGAAAAGATCGAAAAGGAAAACACATAGATAAGGAGTGCGGTTATGACAAAAACCCTTGAAGAAATCTCATTTACACTTATTCTCCATTCAGGCAACGCTCGCTCCTTTGCGATGGAAGCGATTCAAGCAGCAAAGACTGGCGCTTTTGAACAAGCGGCGGAAAAACTAAAAGAAGCAGATGCAGCGTTTGTCACAGCTCACCATGGTCAGACGGAATTACTGCAACAAGAAGCACAAGGGAACGGGGTTACACCTTCCATTCTGCTCATTCATGCGCAAGATCACTTAATGACATCAATGACAGTGAAAGAAATGGCTGTTGAAATGGTCGAACTCTATCAACGTTTACCAAAAGGAGTGTAGCAAATGAATATTTTATTAGTTTGTTCAGCGGGCATGTCAACAAGTATGCTTGTCTCAAAAATGAGAGAAGCAGCAGAATCAAAAGGCGTAACATGCCAGATTGATGCGGTTTCTGCTTCGCACTTAGAAGATTACTTGGAGAAAACCGATGTCATTTTAATTGGTCCGCAAGTACGTTATATGCAAGCGCAAGTGACAAAACAAGCAGAGCCACACGGCATCAAAGTGGATCTCATTAATCAAATGGATTATGGCATGATGAAGGGTGAAAATGTTCTAAACCAAGCTATGAATTTAGCAGATGTGATGTGAAAAGAAGGGGAAGAGTATAGGCGAATACCTGTACTCTTTTTCTGTTCTACTATTTCGACAGTTTAAGGGTATAATAGAAGAAACGACTTTTGAGGAGGAAATCTTAGTGGAAACGATTCTATTGCTTGTTGCAAGTGTTTTTTGTTGTCTAGCGGTTGGATTTAGCCAAAAAGACCGTAAAGGAAAGGGAAAAGATCTTTACGAGGAATAATAGAAAGCAGAGGATAGAAACATGGACTATAAAGTAGTATTTGAACCACCTACCCCGAAGGCGTATAACGAGTTAAGGCTTGAAGGCGGCATAAGCGGGAAGTCATTAGAAGCTGCCGAAGTGGGGTTGAAAAACTCCTTGTTTGCGGTTAGTTTGTACGATCAAGATGTGCTTATAGGGATGGGCCGCGTGATCGGTGATGGAGGCGCCTTTTTTCAAGTGGTCGATATAGTGGTGAAACCAAGCTACCAAGGCAAAGGGTTAGGGAAAGTCATTATGGAAGAAATTACGACATACCTTGACCGTCATACATACCCAGGGTCATATGTTAGCTTGATTGCGGATGGAGACGCTGATCATTTATATAAAAAGTTTTCGTTCAACTATACAGCGCCACGGTCACAAGGGGTGTACCGAAAGTATGAGTAGGGAACGATAGTAGTTCTTGCCAAGTAGCCATCGGACGTTTCCAGAAGAAACATCAAGGGTAACAATTACATATAGGTATCAATCACAATTTGAGGGAGGATATCTATCATGAATCGCTTTGAGCGCGAACTGTTTCGTCGGGAGTTGTCTTTCCTCAAATCGTTGAGGAAAAAGATGACCGATCATGAAGCGCGCTTTGCTAACATGATTGATGATCAAATCGATCACCTAGAAGCGATCCTTCATGAAGAAACAGAAAATGCATTTACAGATTAGTTTTACAGGATAGGGTCTTCCTATCCTACATATCAAAACGGCGAGGTCTTCCTCAAAGTGATTGATAACACTAATCAAATGCACGCTCAGATTCAGAGAGGAGGCACATGCTTTAAAGCATGTGCTTTTTTTCTTTGGAAATGGCAAAAAGACCGTAGCCATGTACGGTCTTAATTCCAAGTGAACAGAGCATGAAGGGTGAGAAGATTTCCTTCAACCAAGTCATAAAGAAAGAGGAAAGTGAAAAGGGCGATAAGAATAAAGGAACCAATAAGCATTTGTCGAACAAGATATTTCCACGTCTTTACGATTGGTGCACCAAAACATGCTAAAGCAACAAGCATCGAAAATAATAGCGCAACATCCGCCATTCATAACCACCTCTAGATGTCCTATTCTTTCCTGTTGGCAAGCTTTCTATACTAGTCTATGCAACTCGCTCTGCTTGTTTCATAAGAAAAGAAGCATTTTTATTAGAAAAGCGTGAAGTAACATGGGTGTTTGGTGAGAAAAATAGTTGTTCATTTTACAAAGTATGAACCATAATGATTAAAAAGAATGTGAAAAATTAGTTGCAGAGAAGGAAGTGAGTAGGATTAATCGTTACGTAATCCCACAGATGTATATACTGTTCGGATTTGTGATTGTTCTTCAGCTGGATGGACTGTATAACCCTAGCTTAGCTGAATTTGCCAAATATGTTGCTGCTATTCTATTAATTGTAGGGATGATTTGGTTATTAACGCTAGTAGTGAAAGATTTTCTACGTGCGTTTGATGATCCTATGAATAAAAAGAGAGAAGAAGAAAAGAAGTAAGTCGCTCTTGAGCGGCTTTTTTTGCTTAAGCAAGTTGCTAAAAGGTTTACAAAGGATCTAGTCGAATAGTGTCAGAATAAGGAGGAGAAGAATGGATTGAATTGGTATGTGGGCTAATAAAATGAGTGTAACGAGTTTTGGATGACGTGTGTTATACTGTCACCAAAAGAAACGGCCGAACCATAAACACGTATAGAAGGAGGCTTCATATGGATACAGAATTGAGAGAGATTTTAGTCGGAATTAGTGGCGATATTAAAGGGATGCGTACGGAACTAAATGAAAAAATTGATAAGCTCGACCTAAGATTAACAAACCTGGAGTCTAAAGTCGAAAAAGTGGAAGAACGCCTAGATCAACTCGAAGAACGATTCGATAATCTAGAGGTACGCTTTGATAACCTAGAGGAACGCTTTGATAATCTTGAGGCACGCTTTGATAACCTAGAGGAACGCTTTGACAATTTTGAAACCCGCTTTACAAAACAGGAAGAAGAATTGGCTGCTATACGAGAGGAAATAGCTGGAATTGATCAAATCAAGCATGGCCACCTTGTATTGAATCAAAAGATTTTTGATGTAGAAACCTGGAAGCTTGCAATGGAACAACGTCTAGAAAAGCTTGAGGCGAAAATGGGATGATGAAGCACAAAGAGCGACCCATAACTGGCATCGCTCTCTCGTATGTACACGTTATTAATTATTTTTTCCTGCTTCAATCATTAAGAAAATGGCCGCTAAAATGTGCATAATCATGCCCACGCCAGGAATCCATCCTAAAGCAGATGCGAGAATGCCTAAGATGTGACCGGTTTTACTACGTTCCTCTTTGGCTGCAAAAACTAAGCCTATGATGTGTAACACCAGCATGATTGCAAGTGGTGCCCAATACAGAGATAGGATGATGGCTCCGCCTAAAATCGGGATACCTAATAACGCTTCTAACCCACCGAACGTCCACTTCATGACTCTACTTGGCAAATGATCTCCCCCTTGTTCATAAACAGTACTTTTGACCCCTCACTAATGTATATTGGGAAACCAGTAATTATGACTAGAATCATGAAACTATTGTCTAAATTCCTATTCATGATAAAGGTATGACCTTATTGGCGACGACTCCTATGGGAACAGCACGTGTCCGAAGACAATGAAGCCAGATTTTGAGCGTAATGGCTGAGGCCGTGCCCATGGAAAGCGTTCGCCAATTCTAGACCTTTTTATCGTAGTCTATCAATGATGAGAATGATCGTTTGTATAAGGTTGATTATTCCCATTAATCAAACGCTCTGCTTCTTCAGGCGTAAGCTTTCCAACCGCAAATCGTTTCGTCGGCATAGCAAATAAATCGCCTACTTGCGTGAGCGCTTTTGCGAAATAGAGCCCTTCTTGTGTGAAGTCAACGTCGACTGCATAAACCCCATTTCCTTCAGGTGTTGCGGTTACGTATTCATGTTGTTCATGATTGTTTGACCATACTTCAAAGCGAACGAGTTCAGCATCTGACACATCTTCTCCACCTTGTGATACATAGGCAAAGATGGTCTGTCGGCCTCCTTCTGAAACCGAATCAGGTAATTCTACTCGGACTTCAATCGCCTTAAAATCGGTATAATCTTCATGATTATTACTATTCACTGAACAAGCAGACAAGAAGAGAGCGAGTGTCATTACAAAAATGAGATAGCGCATGGTATTGACCTCCTATGCATGGAAGAACGTCTTCAGCCGCTCTATTTTTTGAATGAGAAAGAAATCAATCAAGAATACAATAACAAGCGAGACAGCTACTAATGGAAAAATAAGCGCAAATACAGCGAGTATGGCGATTAAAATCCGACTTTGACGTATTGAAATGGCTTTCGGCGCACCGATGTGGCCGTCTGGTTTGCGACGCCTCCACATAATGAACCCAGACACGATGATCCCGATTAAACCAATGCAAATCACAAGTCCAAACAGTTGATTAAGCAAGCCGAATTCTAGCCCCTTATGAATGGTTATGCCTGTTGCCATTAATTTCCCAATTGCCCCGTAATCGTCATAGCGATAATCAGCCAGGATGGCACCTGTATATTGATCGATGTACATCGTCGCTTCATCCTTAGCTTGATCAGGGAAAGCCGACAGGGTAAATGACCCCGTTTCACTTCTTGGAAAATAAACCGTATAGCTCGGGTGCAAATCCTGATGAAGACCGGTTGTAACCACATCATCAATGGAAACTTGTTCGTAGCCTTGCGCATGACCAGATAGAGGTGCAGGTAATTTTTGCGCTGCCCAAGCCGATTCCGCTACATCTTCCGTTAATGACTCAGGAGCTTCACCGACCCAAATGGAGGGCGGATAGCCTTGACCTGTACTGGTTGCTAGATGCTGTACCCCATTTCCCCAAAACCCTGTCCATAACATACCAGTCAAAACAAAGAAAGTAATGCCAATTGATAGCCATGCTGCAGGAACCGCATGTAAATCGCGAACTAAGACGCGTTTGCCTTTGCGAAATCTTGGTAGCCAAACGCCGTATACTTTCGGTTTCGCACGACGTGGCCACCATAAATACAACCCGCTTGCCATCAAGATAAGCGTCCATGATGCGGCGAGTTCGACAACGCGGTCACCAAATGTCCCGAGCATCAACTCCCCATGAAGCTCTATTAACCGTTCCATGATACGGTTTTGATCAAGAAGAACGCCTAAATGACCTCCAGTATATGGATTCATAAAGACTGTACCGGTTGATCCATCTTGAAATGTTGCCCCAATTCCAACGGACGACGTTGGATCGTCACTCGGGGAATATGAGGTGACGGTTTCAATGTTTTCGTAGGCTTGATTGGCATTGGCAATTAACACACTAGGCGCAACTGTAATGCCATTTGGATTAGGCGTCACATCGTAATAATCGCTGTACAACGCCGCTTCAATATTGCCTTTGAACAAATAGACCCCACCCGTAACTGCTAACATAAGCAAAATTGGTGCAATGATGAGACCCGCGTAGAAATGCCATCGCCAAACCGTCCCATAACGCTTCGACGACCGAGACGTACCTGTTTTCACCTGTCACTCCTCATTT includes:
- a CDS encoding acetamidase/formamidase family protein, which gives rise to MKKRYRMAIGVGVCTLLATQSVQAKEEAFPLNTIDGEKAEGQHYVPSTLENVRWGELPNRTSSPVLKMKSGETVTFDTVSAEGILDDQGRDPVTYFGQYGVESDEVLTDAIDIAASNMENIFGEQGPHVVTGPVEIEGAEPGDVLKVETLTLTPRVPYGVISNRHDRGALPGEFPENEGPEEGASAENPELYNNVSVFTPITERDGDWYGEIPGEDVFFPLEPFMGMMGVATDTTERVDSVPPTHTGGNIDINDLGEGSALYLPIEVDGGMFYTGDPHFAQGDGEVALSALEGSLRVTFRLTLLKDGDPAIPGDANAFTHPVGETDDYWLPIGLDEDLNEAMRDATRQSISLLEHQYGMDRANALAYLSAATDYEVSQVVDRTKGINGKIRKADFERNKESEPALAKEEDTGGVLPDTSANQATWIVSGLLLSIIGLSGVLWKRRRQSKGKSEAGL
- the chbG gene encoding chitin disaccharide deacetylase, yielding MPIVVFNADDFGLSKGVNYGILDSHLYGVVASTTMLVNMPATEHAVALAKQHPSLQVGIHLALTIGAPVSSEVPSLVDHSGQFRKLQAQRNEAIINPDDVLREWSLQIETFLRYGLKPSHLDSHHHIHRWAHLRTVIEELSKTYQLPWRHSFEQMPEGAAFYTESFDDRFYKNGVSNQGIDQILADHTDVHSLEIMCHPAYGDEPLQQTSSYVEDRVKETEILIHYSLPSGWTLPAQKKDTPSTS
- a CDS encoding GntR family transcriptional regulator gives rise to the protein MSSMHQQIKESIITKIEANEYAPQSQLPTEAEFCETYGVSRTTVRTALQQLTQEGYVVRRQGQGTFVAEPKIRTNLSQTITSFSEQVTSQGKKPFIKVLSLQVVPADEALSHLLKTDANAPIQKITRLRYVDEKPLQYEIAYVPWSIAPGLTADQCSSSLYSSLRAHFDIRIARTEEHIQLHAMDATVATYLESEEQTPCFYLETLAYLEDGTVAEHSQTYFHGERASFQIERHYH
- a CDS encoding 6-phospho-beta-glucosidase, with amino-acid sequence MTLKLVIIGGGSSYTPEIIEGIIDRYDQFPVTEIALVDIEKGKEKLQIIAGLATRMVQKANKPIVITSTLERRRALRGANFVTSQIRVGGLKAREKDERIPLSYGALGQETNGAGGIFKALRTIPVLLEISKDMQELCPDAWLINFTNPAGMVTEALLKYGKHKRVIGVCNIPFNMRTGVAEILQCNIEDIEIEFVGLNHFVFGRRVLVKGVDRTATVVERLKDPTNQYAPANIVSEGWSSTFLSAFMMLPNPYHSYYFKGADMLEKNLKAYWENGTRAEVVQQVEAELFKKYENKDLEEKPTELEQRGGAFYSDAACNVMTSIYNNTGDVQTVNVQNNGTISDLPDEVVIETNALIGASGPRPISIGALPLSIRGIIQLMKNVEELVIEAAIKGDRERLYQALLINPLVREEALAHDLMEDLLEAHKEDLPQFYQQA
- a CDS encoding PTS sugar transporter subunit IIC; the protein is MMHWLEKHVIPVAGRIGAQRHLVAIRDGFVSVIPLIIIGSFAILLNNFPLPSIEGYQGFMMGIFGENFTMFGGNIWDASYAILALLVTMSISYHLARSYGVDGLATAILSVSTFVMLSPFTEDWGLSLAWTGSQGLFVALFNAIIITELFRVLVNSRFTIKMPQGVPEGVTKSFRSLIPFLLILIGLSLFQMFMALVMNTSVHELVFQWIQTPLLSLSNSLPAALIVVFLNHFLWFFGLHGTNIMSPIMEGVYLTASVTNTELVQAGASIFGDELAIVTKAFFDAYVFMGGSGTTLALIAAIFIVAKTSHYRTVGKLGAPGAAFNINEPIMFGVPIVLNASLFIPFLLSPILLTIISYFAISLGFVAKTAVAIPWTTPPIISGFLVSGHWSGVILQLFNLALATLIYIPFIKISERAQEKIEKENT
- a CDS encoding PTS lactose/cellobiose transporter subunit IIA, yielding MTKTLEEISFTLILHSGNARSFAMEAIQAAKTGAFEQAAEKLKEADAAFVTAHHGQTELLQQEAQGNGVTPSILLIHAQDHLMTSMTVKEMAVEMVELYQRLPKGV
- a CDS encoding PTS sugar transporter subunit IIB, translated to MNILLVCSAGMSTSMLVSKMREAAESKGVTCQIDAVSASHLEDYLEKTDVILIGPQVRYMQAQVTKQAEPHGIKVDLINQMDYGMMKGENVLNQAMNLADVM